Proteins co-encoded in one Quercus robur chromosome 8, dhQueRobu3.1, whole genome shotgun sequence genomic window:
- the LOC126696975 gene encoding elicitor-responsive protein 3-like: MPQGTLEVLLVSAKDLENTEFLSKMDPYLILTCRTQEQRSSVASGQGSEPQWNESFVFTVSDGASELNLKIMDKDTFTKDDFVGEATVPLDPLFTEGSLPPTAYSVVKDGEYCGEIRVGLTFTPERSSSRECCEEEQNYGGWKESSEEERYGGREQSSYQD, from the exons ATGCCTCAAGGAACGCTTGAAGTTCTTCTCGTCAGCGCCAAAGATCTCGAAAACACCGAGTTTCTCT CCAAGATGGATCCCTATCTCATTCTCACTTGCCGgacacaggaacagagaagtaGTGTAGCATCAG GTCAAGGATCTGAACCACAATGGAATGAGAGCTTCGTTTTCACAGTCAGTGATGGTGCTTCAGAACTCAATCTGAAGATAATGGACAAAGATACTTTCACTAAGGATGATTTTGTTGGAGAAGCAAC CGTTCCTTTAGATCCACTGTTCACTGAAGGAAGTCTCCCACCAACTGCATACAGTGTTGTCAAGGATGGGGAATATTGTGGAGAAATTAGAGTTGGCCTGACTTTCACTCCAGAG AGAAGTAGTAGTCGGGAGTGCTGTGAAGAGGAGCAGAACTATGGTGGATGGAAAGAATCCTCCGAGGAGGAAAGGTATGGTGGACGGGAACAATCATCTTACCAGGATTGA
- the LOC126696976 gene encoding NAD-dependent malic enzyme 59 kDa isoform, mitochondrial, with translation MWNIARFAASNLSRSRRFSTAIPGPCIVHKRGADILHDPWFNKDTGFPLTERDRLGLRGLLPPRVISFEQQYARFMESYRSLEKNTRGQSDGIVSLAKWRILNRLHDRNETLYYRVLIDNIKNFAPVIYTPTVGLVCQNYSGLFRRPRGMYFSAKDKGEMMSMIYNWPAHEVDMIVLTDGSRILGLGDLGVQGIGIPIGKLDMYVAAAGINPQRILPVMLDVGTNNQKLLEDPLYLGLRQPRLEGEEYLSIVDEFMEAVFTRWPKAIVQFEDFQMKWAFETLQRYRKRFCMFNDDIQGTAGVALAGLLGSVRAQGQPLSDFVHQKIVVVGAGSAGLGVLNMAAQAVSRMSGNGEAAVKKQFFLLDKDGLVTKERKELDPSAAPFAKDPREIEGLREGAGLVEVVKKVKPHVLLGLSGVGGVFNEEVLKAMRESDSSKPAIFAMSNPTMNAECTAADAFRHAGENIVFASGSPFENVDLGNGKVGHVNQANNMYLFPGIGLGTLLSGARFITDGMLQAAAECLASYMTDEDIQNGILYPSINSIRNITAEVGAAVLRAAVAEELAEGHCDVGPKELKNMSKEMTVEYVRSNMWFPVYSPLVHEK, from the exons ATGTGGAATATTGCGCGATTCGCCGCGTCGAATCTGAGCCGATCGAGGCGCTTCTCGACGGCGATTCCTGGTCCTTGTATCGTTCACAAGCGTGGTGCTGATATTCTCCACGATCCCTGGTTTAAcaag GATACTGGATTCCCTTTAACTGAAAGGGATCGTCTAGGGCTTCGTGGCCTCCTCCCACCTCGCGTGATATCATTTGAGCAGCAATATGCTCGTTTCA TGGAGTCATATCGGTCTTTAGAGAAAAATACTCGGGGCCAATCAGATGGCATTGTTTCCTTGGCAAAATGGAGGATCTTGAATAGACTTCATGACAGGAATGAGACTTTATATTACCGA GTCCTTATTGATAACATCAAAAATTTCGCTCCAGTAATATATACTCCAACAGTAGGATTAGTATGTCAGAATTACTCAGGGTTATTTAGACGCCCACGTGGAATGTATTTCAGTGCGAAAGATAAGGGGGAGATGATGTCCATGATCTATAATTGGCCAGCTCATGAG GTAGACATGATAGTCCTGACAGATGGCAGTCGTATCCTTGGCTTAGGTGACCTTGGAGTTCAGGGAATTGGAATTCCTATTGGAAAACTTGATATGTATGTTGCTGCTGCTGGTATCAACCCACAGAGA ATACTCCCGGTTATGCTTGACGTTGGTACTAATAATCAAAAGCTACTTGAAGATCCTCTTT ATTTAGGACTTAGACAACCTAGGTTGGAAGGAGAAGAGTATCTTTCAATTGTTGATGAATTCATGGAAGCTGTTTTCACACGTTGGCCCAAGGCTATTGTACAG TTTGAGGACTTTCAAATGAAGTGGGCTTTTGAAACTCTGCAACGGTATCGTAAAAGGTTTTGCATGTTTAATGATGACATACAG GGGACTGCTGGTGTTGCACTTGCAGGACTTTTAGGATCTGTGAGAGCCCAAGGTCAACCATTGTCTGATTTTGTGCACCAAAAGATAGTTGTGGTTGGAGCTGGGAG TGCAGGGCTAGGTGTTCTTAACATGGCTGCACAAGCTGTTTCTAGAATGTCAGGAAACGGCGAAGCAGCAgtaaaaaaacagtttttcctACTTGATAAAGAT GGCCTCGTCACAAAAGAGAGGAAGGAACTTGATCCTTCAGCAGCACCATTTGCTAAAGACCCTAGAGAGATTGAGGGACTTAGGGAGGGAGCTGGCCTAGTTGAAGTG GTTAAAAAGGTCAAGCCCCATGTGCTTCTTGGTTTGTCTGGAGTTGGTGGTGTCTTCAATGAGGAG GTGCTTAAGGCAATGCGAGAATCTGATTCAAGTAAACCTGCCATTTTTGCTATGTCAAATCCCACCATGAATG CTGAATGCACTGCTGCTGATGCTTTTAGGCATGCTGGAGAAAATATAGTCTTTGCAAGTGGCAGCCCTTTTGAAAATGTTGATCTAG GGAATGGAAAAGTAGGCCATGTAAATCAAGCGAATAACATGTACCTGTTTCCTGG GATTGGTTTGGGAACTCTTCTCTCAGGTGCCCGGTTTATAACAGATGGAATGTTGCAAGCAGCTGCTGAATG CCTCGCTTCTTACATGACCGATGAAGACATTCAAAATGGAATCTTGTATCCATCTATCAATAG CATTCGAAATATCACGGCAGAGGTTGGAGCTGCTGTTCTGCGTGCAGCCGTTGCAGAAGAGCTGGCAGAAGGACACTGTGATGTAGGGCCTAAAGAGCTCAAGAACATGTCCAAA GAGATGACAGTGGAATATGTCCGAAGCAATATGTGGTTCCCTGTTTACAGTCCTCTTGTTCATGAGAAATAA
- the LOC126696467 gene encoding (+)-neomenthol dehydrogenase-like, whose translation MAEAAARYAVVTGSNKGIGLETVRQLASKGVKVVLTARDEKKGLEAVQKLKDSGLSDLVIFHQLDVANPGSIASLADFIKTQFGRLDILVQERPSTEPKKSTQTYESVKECVETNYYGAKRTTEALIPLLQLSDSPRIVNVSSPPRNLWWYDIPNELARGVFTDPKNLTEENVEEVLSEYLKDFKEGSLETKGWGHSSAYVLSKAALNAYTKILAKRYPSFCINCVCPGFVKTDINWNTGKIPVEEGAANPVRLALLPKGGPSGLFFFQQEVSPFLS comes from the exons ATGGCAGAAGCAGCAGCGAG GTATGCCGTTGTTACAGGGTCCAATAAGGGAATTGGATTGGAAACAGTTAGGCAATTAGCTTCGAAAGGTGTTAAGGTGGTGCTAACAGCAAGAGATGAGAAGAAGGGTCTTGAAGCAGttcaaaaactaaaagattCTGGTCTCTCTGACCTTGTCATTTTTCATCAACTTGATGTGGCTAACCCTGGCTCTATTGCTTCTCTGGCAGATTTCATCAAAACCCAGTTTGGGAGACTTGATATCTTG GTGCAGGAAAGGCCATCAACAGAGCCTAAAAAATCTACTCAAACATATGAGTCAGTAAAAGAATGTGTGGAAACAAACTACTATGGTGCTAAGAGGACAACAGAGGCTCTTATTCCCCTCCTTCAATTATCTGACTCGCCAAGAATTGTTAATGTGTCTTCTCCGCCTCGAAATTTGTGGTGGTAT GACATACCTAACGAATTGGCGAGAGGAGTGTTTACTGATCCAAAGAACCTTACAGAAGAGAATGTGGAAGAGGTGTTGAGTGAGTATCTAAAAGACTTCAAAGAGGGTTCCTTGGAAACTAAAGGATGGGGTCATTCATCTGCTTATGTACTCTCCAAAGCAGCTCTGAATGCCTACACTAAAATTCTAGCCAAGAGGTATCCGAGTTTCTGCATCAATTGTGTCTGTCCTGGCTTCGTTAAAACCGACATAAACTGGAACACCGGCAAGATACCTGTTGAGGAAGGTGCTGCAAATCCTGTGAGGTTAGCGCTGCTGCCCAAAGGCGGTCCTTctggccttttcttttttcagcaAGAAGTGTCACCATTCTTATCCTAG